The DNA window TAACTTTCTCAACTCTGAAGAGGGTCGCTTTATGACCTCTCCAGACGTCAACGTGGGCCATATTTTATTGCCCGTGCCGAGTGGTAAAAATAACGATGAGGTCAATGCGATTCTCCAGCGCGCTCAGGGACTACTCGACGAAGCCAACAATGGTACCGACTTCCGTCAACTGGCGATTGCCAACTCCGCAGATCAGACTGCTCTTCAAGGCGGTGATTTAGGCTGGCGCAAAATGGCTCAGCTGCCGGGAGTATTTATTGAAGCGGTAGAAGGCTTAGAAATAGGCCAGATATCTGCGCCGATCCGCAGCGATGCGGGCTATCACCTGATTAAACTCTATGGGCGCAAAGGTGGCGGTGAGCAACTAATTGAGCAACACTTTGCCCGTCATATCCTGATCAAGCCAAATGAAATCCGCGATGAGGCAACTGCGATTAGCCAACTAACTGAGCTGCGCGAGCGCATCAAAACCGGCGAAGATTTCGCCCTCTTAGCAAAAGAATTTTCCGAAGATCCTGGCTCTGCACTCAACGGTGGCGAGCTAGGTTGGTCAACTCCGGGAATGTTTGTTCCCGAGTTTGAGCAGACCATGAGCAGCATTGAGCTAGACGAGGTCAGCGCGCCGTTCCTGTCACAATTTGGCTGGCACATACT is part of the SAR92 clade bacterium H455 genome and encodes:
- a CDS encoding peptidylprolyl isomerase — encoded protein: MDLKKTCNTALLAVLLAAFSVTASAQVEILDKVVAIVDEDVVLESEVQRRLATIYAQIQKSGTQPPPQEIVVQQVLERLISERLQLNMGYSAGIRITDAELNDAMARIASSNQLTMEQYAEQVHASGSTLANVREEIRNEMILMRVQQGQVMRRIRISSQELDNFLNSEEGRFMTSPDVNVGHILLPVPSGKNNDEVNAILQRAQGLLDEANNGTDFRQLAIANSADQTALQGGDLGWRKMAQLPGVFIEAVEGLEIGQISAPIRSDAGYHLIKLYGRKGGGEQLIEQHFARHILIKPNEIRDEATAISQLTELRERIKTGEDFALLAKEFSEDPGSALNGGELGWSTPGMFVPEFEQTMSSIELDEVSAPFLSQFGWHILQVTERRKQDFSENITRNRAQNLLRQRKYEEELQVWLQEIRDEAFVEIKESAET